A window of the Chlorocebus sabaeus isolate Y175 chromosome 8, mChlSab1.0.hap1, whole genome shotgun sequence genome harbors these coding sequences:
- the HR gene encoding lysine-specific demethylase hairless isoform X3, with product MESSPSFLKGTWEKTAPENGIVRQEPSSPPRDGLHRGPLCLGEPAPFWGGIPSTPDSWLPPGFPQGPKDTLPLVEGEGPQNGERKVNWLGSKEGLRWKEAMLTHPLAFCGPACPPRCGPLMPENSGGHLKSDPVAFRPWHCPFLLETKILERAPFWVPTCLPPYLVSGLPPERPRDWPLAPHPWVHSRGQPKVPSAFSLGSKGFYHKDPSILRLAKEPLAAAEPGLLGLNPGGHLQRAGEAERPSPHQRDGEMAAGCQQNPCPLFLGQPDTVPRTPWPAYPPGLVHTLGNVWAGPSGGSIGYQLGPPATPRCPSPEPPITQRGCCSSYPPIKDGGLGPCGKCQEGLEGGASGASEPSEEVNKASGPRACPPSHHTKLKKTWLTRHSEQFECPRGCPEAEERPVAQLRALKRAGSPEIQGAVGSPAPKRPPDPFPGTAEQGAGGWQEVRDTSIGNKEADSGQHDDQRGPRDGQASLQDPGLQDIPCLALPAKLAQCQSCAQAAGEGGGPAGHFQQVRRSPLGGEPQQEEDTAANSSSEESPGSGPDGRLSTGLAKHLLSGLGDRLCRLLRREREALAWAQREAGQGPAVTEDNPGIPRCCSRCHHGLFNTHWRCPRCSHRLCVACGRVAGAGRAREKAGSQEQSTEECTQEAGHAACSLMLTQFVSSQALAELSTAMHQVWVKFDIRGHCPCQADARVWAPGDAGQQKELTQKMTPTPQPSCNGDTHRTKSIKEETPDSTETPAEDRAGQAPLPCPSLCELLASTAVKLCLGHERIHMAFAPVTPALPSDDRITNILDSIIAQVVERKIQEKALGPGLRAGPGLRKSLGLPLSPVRPRLPPPGALLWLQEPRPRPRRGFHLFQEHWRQGQPVLVSGIQRTLQGNLWGTEALGALGGQVQALSPLRPPQPTSLGSTAFWEGFSWPELRPKSDEGSVLLLHRALGDEDTSRVENLAASLPLPVYCAHHGKLNLASYLPPGLVLRPLEPQLWAAYGVTPHQGHLGTKNLCVEVADLVSILVHAEAPLPAWHRVQKDFLSGLDGEGLWSPGSQVSTVWHVFRAQDAQRIRRFLQMVQGLVSTVSVTQHFLSPETSALSAQLCHQGSSLPPDCRLLYAQMDWAVFQAVKVAVGTLQEAK from the exons ATGGAGAGTTCGCCCAGCTTCCTGAAGGGCACCTGGGAGAAGACGGCCCCAGAGAACGGCATCGTCAGACAGGAGCCCAGCAGCCCGCCTCGAGATGGCCTGCACCGTGGGCCGCTGTGCCTGGGAGAGCCTGCTCCCTTTTGGGGGGGTATCCCAAGCACCCCAGACTCCTGGCTTCCCCCTGGCTTCCCCCAGGGCCCCAAGGACACGCTCCCACTTGTGGAGGGCGAGGGCCCCCAGAATGGGGAGAGGAAGGTCAACTGGCTGGGCAGCAAAGAGGGACTGCGCTGGAAGGAGGCCATGCTTACCCATCCGCTGGCATTCTGCGGGCCAGCGTGCCCACCTCGCTGTGGCCCCCTGATGCCTGAGAATAGTGGTGGCCATCTCAAGAGTGACCCTGTGGCCTTCCGGCCCTGGCACTGCCCTTTCCTTCTGGAGACCAAGATCCTGGAGCGAGCTCCCTTCTGGGTGCCCACCTGCTTGCCACCCTACCTAGTGTCTGGCCTGCCCCCAGAGCGTCCACGTGACTGGCCCCTGGCCCCACACCCCTGGGTACACTCCAGAGGCCAGCCCAAAGTGCCCTCTGCCTTCAGCTTAGGCAGCAAG GGCTTTTACCACAAGGATCCAAGCATTCTCAGGTTGGCAAAAGAGCCCTTGGCAGCTGCGGAACCTGGGTTGTTGGGTTTAAACCCTGGTGGGCACCTGCAGAGAGCCGGTGAGGCCGAACGTCCTTCACCGCACCAGAGGGATGGAGAGATGGCAGCTGGCTGTCAGCAGAATCCTTGCCCACTCTTCCTGGGGCAGCCAGACACTGTGCCCCGGACCCCCTGGCCCGCTTATCCCCCAGGCCTCGTTCATACTCTTGGCAACGTCTGGGCTGGACCAAGCGGTGGGAGCATTGGGTACCAGCTGGGGCCACCAGCCACACCAAGGTGCCCCTCTCCCGAGCCGCCTATCACCCAGCGGGGCTGCTGCTCATCCTATCCACCCATTAAAGATGGGGGTCTTGGCCCTTGTGGGAAGTGCCAGGAGGGCCTGGAGGGGGGTGCCAGTGGAGCCAGCGAACCCAGCGAGGAAGTGAACAAAGCCTCTGGCCCCAGGGCCTGCCCCCCCAGCCACCACACCAAACTGAAGAAGACATGGCTCACACGGCACTCGGAGCAGTTTGAATGTCCACGCGGCTGCCCTGAGGCCGAGGAGAGGCCGGTTGCTCAGCTCCGGGCCCTCAAAAGGGCAGGCAGCCCCGAGATCCAAGGAGCAGTGGGCAGCCCAGCCCCCAAGCGGCCACCGGACCCTTTCCCAGGCACTGCAGAACAGGGGGCTGGGGGTTGGCAGGAGGTACGGGACACATCGATAGGGAACAAGGAGGCAGACTCGGGACAGCATGATGACCAGAGAG GACCCCGAGatggccaggccagtctccagGACCCAGGACTTCAGGAcataccatgcctggctctccCTGCAAAACTGGCTCAATGCCAAAGTTGTGCTCAGGCagctggagagggaggagggccCGCCGGCCACTTTCAGCAAGTGCGGAG ATCACCTCTGGGAGGGGAACCGCAGCAGGAGGAAGACACAGCCGCCAACTCCAGCTCTGAGGAAAGCCCAGGGTCCGGCCCTGATGGCAGGCTCAGCACAGGCCTCGCCAAGCACCTGCTCAGTGGTCTAGGGGACCGACTGTGCCGCCTGCTGCGGAGAGAGCGGGAAGCCCTGGCCTGGGCCCAGCGGGAAG CAGGCCAAGGGCCAGCCGTGACAGAGGACAACCCAGGCATTCCACGCTGCTGCAGCCGTTGCCACCACGGACTCTTCAACACCCACTGGCGATGTCCCCGTTGCAGCCACCGGCTGTGTGTGGCCTGCGGTCGTGTGGCAGGCGCTGGGCGGGCCAGGGAGAAAGCAG GCTCTCAGGAGCAGTCCACGGAGGAGTGCACGCAGGAGGCTGGGCACGCTGCCTGTTCCCTGATGCTGACCCAGTTTGTCTCCAGCCAGG cttTGGCAGAGCTGAGCACTGCAATGCACCAGGTCTGGGTCAAGTTTGATATCCGGGGGCACTGCCCCTGCCAAGCTGATGCCCGGGTGTGGGCCCCCGGGGATGCAGGCCAGCAG AAGGAATTGACACAGAAAATGACCCCAACTCCACAACCTTCGTGCAATGGCGACACCCACAGGACCAAGAGCATCAAAGAGG AGACCCCTGATTCcactgagaccccagcagaggacCGTGCTGGCCAAGCGCCCCTGCCTTGTCCTTCTCTCTGTGAACTGCTGGCTTCTACTGCGGTCAAACTCTGCTTGGGCCATGAGCGAATACATATGGCCTTCGCCCCCGTCACTCCGGCCCTGCCCAGT GACGACCGCATCACCAACATCCTGGACAGCATTATCGCACAGGTGGTGGAACGGAAGATCCAGGAGAAAGCCCTGGGGCCGGGGCTTCGAGCTGGCCCGGGCTTGCGCAAGAGCCTGGGCCTGCCTCTCTCTCCAGTGCGGCCCCGACTGCCTCCCCCGGGGGCTTTGCTGTGGCTGCAGGAGCCCCGGCCTCGGCCTCGGCGTGGCTTCCACCTCTTCCAGGAGCACTGGAGGCAGGGCCAG CCTGTGTTGGTGTCAGGGATCCAAAGGACATTGCAGGGCAACCTGTGGGGGACAGAAGCTCTTGGGGCGcttggaggccaggtgcaggCGCTGAGTCccctcaggcctccccagcccaccagcctgggcagcacagcattCTGGGAGGGCTTCTCCTGGCCTGAAC TTCGCCCAAAGTCAGACGAGGGCTCTGTCCTCCTGCTGCATCGAGCTCTGGGGGATGAGGACACCAGCAG GGTGGAGAACCTAGCTGCCAGCCTGCCACTCCCGGTGTACTGCGCCCACCATGGAAAACTCAACCTGGCTTCCTACCTCCCACCTGGCCTTGTCCTGCGTCCACTGGAGCCCCAACTCTGGGCAGCCTATG GTGTGACCCCGCACCAGGGACACCTGGGGACCAAGAACCTCTGTGTGGAGGTGGCTGACCTGGTCAGCATCCTGGTGCACGCCGAGGCACCACTGCCTGCCTGGCACCGGGTACAGAAAG ACTTCCTTTCAGGCCTGGACGGGGAGGGGCTCTGGTCTCCGGGCAGCCAGGTCAGCACTGTGTGGCACGTGTTCCGGGCACAGGACGCCCAGCGCATCCGCCGCTTTCTCCAGATG GTGCAGGGCCTGGTGAGCACAGTCAGCGTCACTCAGCACTTCCTCTCCCCTGAGACCTCTGCCCTCTCTGCTCAGCTCTGCCACCAGGGATCCAGCCTTCCCCCTGACTGCCGCCTGCTTTATGCCCAG aTGGACTGGGCTGTGTTCCAAGCAGTGAAGGTGGCCGTGGGGACATTGCAGGAGGCCAAATAG